From a region of the Vanrija pseudolonga chromosome 2, complete sequence genome:
- the PIL1 gene encoding Sphingolipid long chain base-responsive protein PIL1 → MTLRGASGKFSLPSFGRKSNANDTSPSQSGIPSNSTPQYAPNPDSTSKLGHGRDSDSIIAPQHDYSGVHLGGGNANGSNGSSLDGFGKKIGKSIAHTSFLPSLGNQDLRALQDVITSEKNVLQGAERFAGEVQAAASKLPIYGEQEGADLKDILGHSSTLLNQLSAALRVFAGHENNMRQCYKRIREREEALDELRRRRRATATKAEGAERKLAKMGPENKQLISQTELLENLRGQMRQMDSDIVNEESKLGDFKRQSTKEALSYKFGGLEELGEKMCIIGELGKLLLEEIPLEETPPGYGRAPYTAYEKTHNTVTEAIKCLGTVQFHAGSAAPKPPGLPTPGLDARTPPKGHSVADHEEYADYPADTPASPEKPPQLPQLDGLSLDGHSTDRYSEFGASAPSATSTVVWTGPTADDLYAHDYEYQQQREIDEAAKRDAAGLGVAGAAAAGLGAAAAIGHQRSESGSATVREEGSSWQPLKVRRDHAATPDGSSLASSPPPAQQGYTLRDGPGYTLPAAYDLPDAPAAPTHQQQPSVSDSLHAPSEIERPGSTNSGYYTPPPPPESRSASIDAGYPQGRTTPKAYAPTPLNTDVPREPEEVTPVVAIPPGTAPPPYIPPASPPSGLAYDDESPQIPHIARVTTPPRDEAPTVVSIGAEPGHYIPPIQVSGGSRESYYLPRFPSDRDSLANTSRDSIGQHSIAHDSIAARSSIANSFADISIPDMTVSNVETIPGPTSPRDFRFSPPPSTAGGGVMSAAAFRRGVRQTSEDPDAAPTHQVRRLPQLPVGVPPPRQSTPSVPSSPRESADYYADHRQSYPYETEGSANGNGNGQIHAQHGNRL, encoded by the exons ATgacgctgcgcggcgcgtcgggcaaGTTCTCGCTGCCCAGCTTTGGGCGCAAGAGTAACGCAAACgacacctcgccgtcccagTCCGGCATCCCGTCCAACTCGACTCCCCAGTACGCGCCCAACCCCGACAGCACATCCAAGCTCGGGCACGGGCGCGACTCGGACTCGATCATCGCCCCGCAGCACGACTACTCTGGCgtgcacctcggcggcggcaacgccaACGGCTCGAACGGCTCGAGCCTCGACGGCTTTGGCAAAAAGATTGGCAAGAGCATCGCGCACACCAgcttcctcccctccctcggTAACCAGGACCTCAGAGCGCTGCAGGA TGTCATCACATCGGAGAAGAATGTGCTGCAGGGCGCCGAGCGCTTCGCCGGCGAAGTtcaggccgccgcgagcaAGCTGCCCATCTACGGCGAGCAGGAGggcgccgacctcaaggacaTCCTGGGCCACTCGTCGACGCTGCTCAACCAGCTGagcgctgcgctgcgcgtgtTCGCAGGCCACGAGAACAACATGCGCCAGTGCTACAAGCGGATccgtgagcgcgaggaggcgctcgacgagctccgccgccgccggcgcgcgacggccaccaaggccgagggggcAGAGAGAAAGCTTGCAAAGATGGGCCCAGAGAACAAGCAGCTCATCTCGCAGACTGAGCTGCTGGAGAACCTCCGCGGCCAAATGCGCCAGATGGACTCGGATATCGTCAACGAGGAGAGCAAGCTCGGCGACTTTAAGCGACA GTCGACCAAGGAGGCGCTCTCATACAAGTTTGgaggcctcgaggagctcggcgagaaGATGTGCATcattggcgagctcggcaagttACTCCTCGAGGAGATTCCTCTCGAGGAGACGCCGCCTGGCTACGGCAGAGCTCCGTACACTGCCTACGAGAAGACGCACAACACGGTCACCGAGGCAATCAAATGC CTCGGTACCGTCCAGTTCCATGCCGGCTCGGCCGCTCCCAAGCCCCCAGGCCTGCCAACCCCagggctcgacgcgcgcacgccgcccaaGGGCCACAGTGTGGCCGATCACGAAGAGTATGCCGACTACCCGGCCGACACGCCTGCGTCGCCTGAGAAGCCGCCCCAGCTTCCGCAGCTGGACGGCTTATCGCTCGACGGACACAGCACCGACCGGTACTCTGAGTTTGgtgccagcgcgccgtcggccacgAGCACAGTCGTCTGGACTGGGCCGACTGCCGACGACCTCTACGCTCACGACTACGagtaccagcagcagcgtgagatcgacgaggctgccaaacgcgacgccgcgggtCTTGGTgtcgctggcgcggcggctgccggGTTGGGCGCAGCCGCGGCTATCGGCCACCAGCGCTCTGAGAGCGGAAGCGCGACAGTTCGCGAGGAGGGTTCGTCGTGGCAGCCGCTCAAGGTGCGCCGCGACCATGCCGCGACGCCCGATGGCTCCAGCCTCGCTTCCTCCCCACCGCCCGCGCAGCAGGGCTACACCCTTCGCGACGGGCCAGGCTACACCCTGCCTGCGGCCTATGACCTTCCCGAtgcgccagccgcgccgacccaccagcagcagccctcGGTCAGCGACTCGCTCCACGCGCCCAGCGAGATTGAGCGGCCCGGCAGCACCAACTCGGGATACTACacgccccctcctccaccagagagccgctcggcgtccatcGACGCCGGCTACCCCCAGGGACGGACCACGCCCAAGGCgtacgcgccgacgccgctcaaCACGGACGTGCCCCGTGAGCCCGAGGAGGTGACCCCCGTCGTTGCCATCCCACCTGGCACTGCGCCGCCCCCGTACATCCCTCCCGCGTCACCACCCAGCGGCCTTGCGTACGACGATGAGTCACCCCAGATTCCGCACATCGCGCGTGTGACTACCCCGCCTCGCGATGAAGCCCCAACCGTTGTGTCGATCGGTGCCGAACCAGGACACTACATCCCCCCGATCCAGGTCTCGGGCGGGTCTAGAGAGTCATACTACTTACCTCGCTTCCCGTCCGACCgcgactcgctcgccaacACAAGCCGCGACAGTATCGGCCAGCACTCGATCGCACACGACAGCAttgcggcgcgcagctcgatcGCCAACTCGTTTGCCGACATCTCAATCCCCGACATGACAGTCAGCAACGTCGAGACGATCCCTGGCCCGACGTCCCCGCGCGACTTTAGATTCTCGCCCCCACCTAGcactgctggcggcggcgtcatgTCGGCCGCTGCCTTCCGCAGAGGCGTTCGCCAGACCTCCGAGgaccccgacgcggcgcccACACACCAGGTTCGCCGTCTGCCCCAGCtgcccgtcggcgtgcccccgccccgccagtcgacgccgtcggtTCCTagctcgccgcgcgagaGCGCCGACTACTATGCCGACCACCGCCAGTCATACCCATACGAGACTGAGGGCAGCGCCAACGGCAATGGCAACGGCCAGATCCACGCCCAGCACGGCAACCGCCTTTAA
- the Rich gene encoding Guanine nucleotide exchange factor subunit Rich has product MYWPTSAARILAVPQPLGQDDLITLKQSRRGNYFASLSATTIGIWDVRPTVLQTAVVRSKESIERWGANQDVIWTYDSRGVIILTTMSHLLIYQLVPTGQPAYESAPTPSFPSSGAGEGDLLAGYELKPTGVAFVMGRCQSVLAQQHNLLLSLQHPPAILNVPWPIPQQLLAAPGSHFPPLPLDGDTEEQVECDIWDLTEAKAWIKQEERVPVPLSITATRVHGQPTTYTILMDDGQVYAMHHVLQLELVRAERGFAGAGADRVGRYNPDKDKFIGQMVYPLPRPRQSIDEGMKSLGLGAPSPPAAVEDKAVHVAVNGRLGWVSIGTASGLVHIVILPPHPRRARFSHTFDLKHSANLRFSPGAVTSLEWTSDGYALAVGYERGWAVWSMGGRLGGWGAEALADEEAWPDSFMNGAKTLFWAPGNLDLFLLTPTQDIYALPFVKSATTGQHSPDNTRYAFLQMDDRVLVYRGADQPDMSVINPESDVWQHVHIPTVYIATNWPIRYASISNDGRFIAVAGKRGLTHYSAASGRWKLFAHEREERAFTVRGGLLWFHHVLIAAVEVDKKYQIRLYSRDQDLSEANVLHAQNLPSQVLVTTLLDNSLLVYTADGMLYHFLILPTRDSIRLQLCGSIGFSGLISVPSRVRALSWMIPEAQKRLGDPADDLIVATIIFLVDGRFVLLRPRKAGNDEVRYDKQVLADRIESYWTHLHGVGTLENSLWGYDGERMRVWLDALTIEGATVDPDKDTYETVQESIALRLDFYPLSILMDKGIIIGVDYEISTRSLPFVLFKTQTSTHLFLPQFLRYHLDAGRVDAAMALAANYKNLVYFGHSLEVLLHSVLEDAVDARRAASSSSEKEKPPTHTTLALVTSFLDHFPQSLDVVVGCARKTELEHWGILFEQVGRPRDLFEKCIRANQLRTAASYLLVMHTQEEDDDVADTIRLLRLAIGARETQLCKELLRFLRSIDESGAALKAAVDEVGIFAAID; this is encoded by the exons ATGTACTGGCCCACCTCGGCAGCCAGGATCCTCGCGGTCCCGCAGCCCCTGGGCCAGGACGACCTCATCACGCTCAAGCAGAGCCGGCGGGGAAACTACTTtgcgtccttgtcggcgacgactaTCGGCATCTGGGATGTGCGG CCGACGGTGCTCCAGACTGCCGTGGTGCGGAGCAAGGAGAGCATCGAGAGGTGGGGCGCGAACCAGGACGTGATCTGGACGTATGACTCGCGCGGTGTGATCATTTTG ACGACAATGTCCCACCTCCTCATCTACCAGCTAGTTCCTACTGGACAGCCGGCGTACGAGTCTGCCCCGACGCCCTCCTTCCCCTCATCTGGGGCCGGCGAGGGTGACTTGCTGGCCGGATACGAGCTCAAGCCCACGGGCGTGGCATTCGTGATGGGCCGGTGCCAGAGCGTgctggcgcagcagcacaaccTCCTTCTATCACTACAGCACCCGCCAGCAATCCTAAACGTCCCCTGGCCCATTCCACAGCAGCTGCTTGCGGCACCGGGCTCGCACTTCCCGCCGCTCCcactcgacggcgacacggAGGAGCAGGTCGAGTGCGATATCTGGGACTTGACAGAAGCCAAGGCGTGGATCAagcaggaggagcgcgtgccTGTTCCCCTCTCGATCACAGCCACCCGCGTGCACGGCCAGCCGACGACATACACGATCCTCATGGACGACGGGCAAGTCTACGCCATGCACCACGtgctccagctcgagctggtacgtgccgagcgcgggttcgctggcgctggcgcggacCGAGTGGGGCGGTACAACCCCGATAAAGACAAGTTTATCGGGCAGATGGTGTATCCCCTGCCGCGGCCTAGACAGTCGATCGACGAGGGGATGAAGagcctcgggctcggagcGCCGAGCCCCCCAGCAGCGGTGGAGGACAAGGCCGTGCACGTCGCGGTCAACGGgcggctggggtgggtgtccATCGGAACAGCTAGCGGGCTGGTACACATTGTCATCCTCCCGCCCCACCCCAGACGAGCGAGATTCTCGCACACGTTTGATCTGAAGCACTCGGCCAACCTCCGCTTCTCGCCCGGCGCGGTGACCTCTCTCGAGTGGACGAGCGACGGGTATGCCCTCGCTGTTGGCTACGAGCGGGGCTGGGCGGTCTGGAGCATGGGCGGCCGACTTGGCGGCTGGGGTGCTGAGGCTCttgcggacgaggaggcgtgGCCCGACAGCTTTATGAACGGGGCGAAGACTTTG TTCTGGGCACCGGGCAACCTcgacctcttcctcctcacccccacGCAAGACATCTACGCGCTCCCCTTTGTCAAGTCTGCCACTACGGGGCAGCACTCGCCAGATAACACCCGCTACGCCTTCCTACAGATGGACGACCGCGTGCTCGTGTACCGCGGAGCCGACCAGCCCGACATGAGCGTCATCAACCCCGAGTCAGACGTGTGGCAGCACGTGCACATCCCAACAGTGTACATTGCGACCAACTGGCCGATCCGGTACGCGAGTATCTCGAATGACGGACGCTTCATCGCTGTCGCCGGCAAGCGCGGGCTGACGCACTACTCTGCTGCGTCGGGGCGCTGGAAGCTGTTCGCgcatgagcgcgaggagcgcgcgtTTACCGTGCGCGGAGGGCTTCTATGGTTCCACCACGTTCTCATTGCCGCTGTTGAAGTGGACAAGAAGTACCAG ATCAGGCTGTACTCACGCGACCAAGATCTGTCCGAGGCCAACGTGCTGCATGCGCAAAACCTCCCATCACAAGTGCTCGTAACGACGCTACTCGACAACTCGCTACTAGTCTACACGGCCGACGGCATGCTCTACCACTTCCTCATCCTGCCGACGCGCGACTCGATCCGGCTGCAGTTATGCGGCTCGATCGGGTTCTCTGGGCTAATCAGTGTCCCATCTCGTGTGCGTGCACTGTCCTGGATGATCCCCGAGGCGCAGAAACGGCTCGGCGACCCGGCCGACGATTTAATCGTCGCCACGatcatcttcctcgtcgacgggcgcTTCGTGCTCCTCAGACCGAGAAAGGCAGGCAACGACGAGGTCCGCTACGACAAGCAGGTGCTCGCGGACCGCATCGAGAGCTACTGGACGCACCTGCACGGCGTGGGCACGCTCGAGAACTCGCTGTGGGGctacgacggcgagcggatGCGCGTgtggctcgacgcgctgacgATCGAGGGCGCCACCGTCGACCCGGACAAGGACACGTACGAGACGGTGCAGGAGAGCAttgcgctccgcctcgacttTTACCCCCTCAGCATCCTCATGGACAAGGGCATCATCATCGGCGTCGACTACGAGATATCCAcccgctcgctgcccttCGTCCTCTTCAAGACCCAGACTAGCACACACCTCTTCCTCCCCCAGTTCCTGCGGTaccacctcgacgcggggcgtgtcgacgccgcgatgGCACTCGCGGCCAACTACAAGAACCTCGTGTACTTTGGCCACTCGCTCGAGGTCCTCTTACACtcggtgctcgaggacgcggtgGACGCAAGGCGCGCAgctagcagcagcagcgagaaGGAAAAGCCACCCACGCACaccacgctcgcgctcgtcaccTCCTTCCTCGACCACTTCCCGCAGTCGCtcgacgttgtcgtcggATGCGCGCGCAAGACCGAGCTTGAGCATTGGGGCATCCTCttcgagcaggtcggccgcCCTCGTGACCTCTTCGAAAAGTGTATCCGCGCCAACCAGCTGCGCACGGCCGCGTCCTATCTCCTCGTCATGCACACGCAGGAAGAAGACGATGACGTGGCGGATACCATTAGGCTGCTGCGTCTGGCCAttggcgcgcgcgagacgcAGCTGTGCAAGGAGCTGCTCCGCTTCCTGCGGAGCATTGAcgagagcggcgcggcgctcaaaGCTGCAgtggacgaggtgggcaTCTTCGCAGCTATAGACTAA
- the SPBPJ4664.04 gene encoding Putative coatomer subunit alpha produces MQMLTKFESKSPRVKGIAFHPKTPLLAASLHNGTIQLWNYQMGTLVDRYDEHDGPVRGICFHPTQPIFCSGGDDYKIRVFNYKQRKCLFTLTGHLDYVRTVFFHHEYPWIISASDDQTIRIWNWQSRTCIAILTGHNHYIMCAQFHPWDDLVVSASMDLTVRVWDISGLRKKNQAHQAPMSFEEQVARANQGQADLFGNTDAVVKYVLEGHDRGVNWAAFHPTLPLIVSCGDDRQIKLWRMSETKAWEVDSCRGHFNNVSMTLFHPRHELILSASEDKTIRVWDMTKRTAVQTFRREHDRFWVLTAHPELNLFAAGHDNGLIVFKLERERPAFALSGNQLYYIKDKVIRVADLTTGTSQGICSVRKLGSQYIQPKTLSYNPAERAVIVTSTADNGVYELVTLPKSSAPSAGDGKDTPSDGKKGTGISAIFVARNRLAVLDKGAQNIEIRDLSNSLTKTVKCPVQTTEIFYGGTASLLLATSNSVVLFDIQQQKVLGEISTPPVKYVVWSNDGNMVALLSKHTITIANKALEQTALIHETIRIKSAAWDDSGVLVYTTLNHIKYALTQGDNGIIKTLDQPVYLTRVKGQVVHCLDRTAKPRTIPIDPTEYRFKLALTRQNYDEVLQIIRTSNLVGQSIIGYLQKKGYPEIALHFIQDPQTRFDLAIECGNLDVAVEEATNVDRPEVWERLATAALKQGNHQIVEKAYQKTRNFDKLSFLYLITGNTQKLGMMGTIAAKRGDQMSRFQNSLYLGDVETRVAVLRETGQYPLAYFTAKTNGLDDLALEVLEEAGLTEDEVPVTPSSAGHSSLRPPPVAFSQAESSWPIKNLGESFFDRALANGGGVEGFVGGESSNAVNGTDEALDSWANEDGLDADGDDVDEDEGWDLDAEVVDAVAEEEVDEEIAGEVGAEADLSEGVSPGVREDDLWARNSPLAADHASAGLYESAMQLLNRQVAAVNFAPLKPLFLSAYRSSHVYVPANASLPPLEFNVRRNPETTDLREVLPAVSLEFEDLKSNELAEANRFFSRGKFAESLALFREILQKLLLVVVKSESDAEEIKGLVVTARNYVIGLSLEVERRRLVVEDPDNIVRNLELAAYFTHLDLQPAHTQLALRSAMGVFHKAGNNATAAVFARRLIDSRPTDTKVLTQARSILTKADRDPRDAHEIAYDHFTAFDVCPASLSPIYQGSPAVVAAYTGARYLPEYKNTVCVVDGITQVGLPASGLRSTI; encoded by the exons ATGCAGATGCTCACAAAG TTTGAGAGCAAGAGCCCGCGGGTAAAGGGAATCGCGTTCC ACCCCAAGACGCCCCTCCTCGCGGCCTCGCTCCACAATGGCACTATCCAGCTGTGGAACTACCAGATGGGCACGCTCGTGGACCGGTatgacgagcacgacg GACCTGTCCGCGGCATCTGCTTCCACCCGACGCAGCCCATCTTCTGTTCGGGCGGTGACGACTACAAGATCCGCGTGTTCAACTACAAGCAGCGCAAGTGCCTGTTCACACTCACTGGACATCTCGACTATGTGCGCACCGTCTTCTTCCACCACGAGTACCCGTGGATcatctcggcgtccgacGACCAGACGATCCGTATCTGGAACTGGCAGAGCAGGACGTGTATCGCCATCCTGACGGGCCACAACCACTACATCATGTGCGCGCAGTTCCACCCCTgggacgaccttgtcgtctcggcgtcgatggaCCTGACTGTCCGCGTGTGGGACATCTCGGGCCTGCGCAAGAAGAACCAGGCCCACCAGGCGCCCATGAGCTTTGAGGAGCAGGTCGCCCGCGCCAACCAGGGCCAGGCTGACCTCTTTGGCAACACGGACGCGGTGGTCAAGTACGTCCTCGAGGGccacgaccgcggcgtcaaCTGGGCCGCGTTCCACCCCACCCTGCCGCTCATCGTCTCGTGCGGTGACGACCGTCAGATCAAGCTCTGGCGCATGTCCGAGACCAAGGCTTGGGAGGTCGACTCGTGCCGCGGCCACTTCAACAACGTGTCCATGACCCTCTtccacccccgccacgaGCTCATCCTCTCCGCGTCCGAGGACAAGACGATCCGCGTCTGGGACATGACCAAGCGCACGGCCGTCCAGACCTTCcgccgcgagcacgaccgCTTCTGGGTCCTCACTGCCCACCCCGAGCTCAACCTCTTCGCTGCGGGCCACGACAATGGTCTGATTGTCttcaagctcgagcgcgagcgcccCGCCTTTGCGCTCAGCGGCAACCAGCTCTACTACATCAAGGACAAGGTTATtcgcgtcgccgaccttaCCACCGGCACAAGCCAGGGCATCTGCTCGGTCCGCAAGCTCGGCTCGCAGTACATCCAGCCCAAGACCCTCAGCTACAACCCTGCCGAGCGCGCTGTCATCGTCACCAGCACGGCGGACAACGGCGTCTACGAGCTCGTTACCCTCCCCAAGTCTTCGGCCCCCAGCGCTGGTGACGGCAAGGACACTCCCTCGGACGGCAAGAAGGGTACCGGTATCTCGGCCATCTTCGTCGCCCGTAACCGTCTCGCTGTGCTCGACAAGGGCGCCCAGAACATTGAGATCCGCGACCTGAGCAACTCGCTCACCAAGACGGTCAAGTGCCCCGTGCAGACCACCGAGATCTTCTACGGCGGCACCgcgtcgctcctcctcgccacgtCCAACTCGGTCGTCCTGTTCGACATCCAGCAGCAGaaggtcctcggcgagatCAGCACGCCCCCCGTCAAGTATGTCGTCTGGAGCAACGACGGCAACATGGTGGCTCTCCTCTCAAAGCACA CTATTACCATTGCCAACAAGGCCCTCGAGCAGACTGCGCTTATCCACGAGACGATCCGCATCAAGTCGGCGGCCTGggacgacagcggcgtgctcgtctaCACCACGTTAAACCACATCAAGTACGCGCTCACCCAGGGCGACAACGGTATCATCAAGACGCTCGACCAGCCCGTGTACCTCACCCGCGTCAAGGGCCAGGTCGTCCACTGCCTCGACCGTACCGCCAAGCCCCGTACCATCCCCATTGACCCCACCGAGTACCGCTTCAAGCTCGCTCTCACTCGCCAGAActacgacgaggtgctccaGATCATCCGCACCTCCAACCTTGTGGGCCAGAGCATTATCGGCTACCTCCAGAAGAAGGGCTACCCCGAGATTGCCCTCCACTTCATTCAGGACCCCCAGACCCGCTTCGACCTCGCCATCGAGTGCGGCAACCTCGACGTTGCCGTTGAGGAGGCGACCAACGTCGACCGCCCCGAGGTCTGGGAGCGCCTCGCTACGGCTGCCCTCAAGCAGGGCAACCACCAGATTGTCGAGAAGGCGTACCAGAAGACGCGCAACTTTGACAAGCTGTCGTTCCTCTACCTCATCACCGGCAACACTCAAAAGCTCGGCATGATGGGTACCATCGCtgccaagcgcggcgaccaAATGTCCCGCTTCCAAAACTCGCtctacctcggcgacgttgagacgcgcgtcgccgtccttcGCGAGACTGGCCAGTACCCCCTGGCCTACTTCACTGCCAAGACCAACGgtctcgacgacctggccctcgaggtgctcgaggaggctggcctcaccgaggacgaggttcCCGtcacgccctcgagcgctGGCCACTCGTCGCTCCGCcccccgcccgtcgcctTCTCGCAGGCCGAGTCAAGCTGGCCCATCAAGAACCTCGGCGAGAGCTTCTtcgaccgcgcgctcgccaacggcggcggcgtcgagggcttTGTCGGTGGCGAGTCCTCGAACGCTGTCAACGGCACTGATgaggcgctcgactcgtGGGCCAACGAGGACGGCTTGGATGCGGACGGCGATGatgttgacgaggacgagggctggGACCTGGATGCCGAGGTCGTTGACgccgttgccgaggaggaggttgacgaggagaTTGCTGGTGAGgttggtgccgaggccgacttgTCAGAAGGTGTCTCGCCAGGTGTGCGGGAAGACGACCTGTGGGCCCGCAACTCGCCATTGGCAGCAGACCACGCGTCTGCTGGTCTCTACGAGTCGGCCATGCAGCTCCTCAACAGACAAGTTGCCGCGGTCAACTTTGCTCCTCTGAAACCCCTCTTCCTCTCCGCGTACCGCTCCTCCCACGTCTACGTTCCCGCCAACGCCTCGCTTCCTCCTCTCGAGTTCAACGTGCGACGAAACCCCGAAACGAccgacctgcgcgaggtGCTCCCGGCCGTTTCTCTCGAGTTTGAGGACCTCAAGTCgaacgagctcgccgaggccaaccgCTTCTTCAGCCGCGGCAAGTTTGCCGAgtcgctcgcgctcttccGCGAGATCCTGCAGAAGCTTCTGCTTGTTGTCGTCAAGTCCGAGTCGGATGCCGAGGAGATCAAGGGCCTGGTTGTGACTGCTCGCAACTATGTCATTggcctcagcctcgaggtcgagaggAGACGGCTGGTTGTCGAAGATCCGGACAACATTGTGCgcaacctcgagctcgcggcgtaCTTTACGCACCTCGACCTGCAGCCTGCCCACACTCAGCTTGCGCTTCGCTCGGCCATGGGTGTGTTCCACAAGGCGGGCAACAACGCCACGGCTGCCGTCTTTGCGCGCCGCCTCATCGACTCTAGGCCCACCGACACCAAGGTGCTCACGCAGGCGCGCTCGATCCTGACCAAGGCCGACCGCGACCCGCGTGACGCACACGAGATTGCCTACGACCACTTTACCGCGTTTGACGTGTGCcccgcgtcgctgtcgcccaTCTACCAGGGCTCGCCGGCGGTCGTGGCCGCGTACACTGGCGCGCGCTACCTGCCAGAGTACAAGAACACGGTGTGTGTGGTTGACGGGATTACGCAGGTTGGCCTGCCGGCTTCGGGTCTGCGCTCGACGATCTAA